The following nucleotide sequence is from Apium graveolens cultivar Ventura chromosome 4, ASM990537v1, whole genome shotgun sequence.
GTTTCtaaagaaataaataattgcgtgaaaaaattatttttttaattaataaactATTTTACCAGTTAAAGAAGAAAAGGTACCCAAAACCTTTTTTTCCTAAATTTTCCTAAATTGTTTTACAATTTATGAAAgagttttttttttttaatttatgaaaGCATATGTATACGGGTGAGCCTATATTATTGTTAAGTAAGTTGCTCAATGCCCACCTGACATGTTATAATTTGGCAAAAATTCAGAATATTTTAAACTTTAGTTATAATTTGAAAAATACAGTAAACCGTGTTTtctattttcaaattttttatttaatttttttacacTTGAACatgtttttatttaaaaaatatattgaaAAGGTGTAAAATACAATCATTTCATCGAATATCCTTCAAACCGCAAAGTTACACCGAACTTAAAACTAAAGTGGGATGTGTAATCTAACAAACTTGGAAAGTTTCCTTCTCTCGCTCTCGCTTCGTATCATCGCAATTCCTTTCATTAATTTACTTCAATTTACAGGTATTTATCATTTTTATACAACTCCAATTTATTGTGATTTATATATCTAATTTTCTGATCTGATCATATATTTACAAATTCATATTTAAGTTGTTGATTCTTGTTTAGCCAAATTAATTTCAATTGTTAGAAATATTATATTAATCGATTAGGTTCATTcttaagtgtgtgtgtgttgttgAGGCTTTGTAATAAGTTaatgattgttggttgattttgttaGAGGTGTAGGTTTTCGAAAATGAGTGATAATTTGATGGAAAAAGTTAATGCGTTTGGGGAGAGGTTAATGATAGGAGGTTCTGAGGTTGGACAGAAAATTAGTGAAGGAGTGAGCTCGGTTAGTTTTAAAATGAGGGAGTTTTTTCAGGGTTCGGAGGAAGCGACTGCGGATACGTTAGATGAGCCTGATTGGAGTACGAATCTCGAGCTTTGCGATATGATTAATCACGATAGGATTAGTAGCATTGAATTGATTAGGGCCATTAAGAAACGGATCATGTTGAAGGTTCCTAGGGTTCAGTATTTGGCTTTAGTTTTGCTTGAGACTGTTGCGAAGAATTGCGAGAAAGCGTTTTCGGAAATTGCGGCGGAGAGAGTGCTTGATGAGATGGTGAAGATGATTGATGATCCTCAGACTGTTGTTAATAATCGGAATAAGGCTTTGATTTTGATTGAAGCGTGGGGGTAGTCTTCGGATGAGCTTCGGTACTTGCCTGTTTATGAAGAGACATACAAGGTATATTACATAGCGGAGATTATGATTGATTACTCTTTCCTTTGTTTTATTATCCTAAGTTATTACCTTGTGAACATGTTCTTATTTTGGGCCTTAATTTATTTTAGAGCTTGAGGTCTAGAGGTATACGTTTTCCTGGCCATGATGGTGAGAGTTTGGCTCCTATATTCACCCCTCCTCGTTCAACCACAGCACCGGAGCCAAATGCAAGTTTGGCACAACAAATTCATAGCGAGGTTTCTGTGATAAGCTTCTCTCCCGAGCAAACAAAAGAAGTCTTTGATGTTGCAAGAAACAGCATTGAACTTCTTACAACGGTTTTGTCCTCTTCATCGGAGCAAGATGTTTTACAGGTATATTATGATATATGTATTTCAGTTAGATCTTCTAATTGAGATTGATAGTCATTATATGACAAAATAATTTATCGGGTATTTTCTTAGACGTTTTATCTTTGCCAATAATAGTATTATGCACTGATATTTCGCTGTCTCTGTTAAGTTACTCATTAAGCTAATTACATAATCATATTTCTGTCTTCTTTGATGGCCTCAATAGAATTTATGGTGGTTTGTCAATGAAAAAGTTTTCATATTAGATTCTTTAATTGACTTGAGTTTAATATATGAGTATTTCTCGTGGACCTTGTACTGGTACTTATCCCCAATCTTCTGAATTTGTAATAGTTATATGAAGCTTGTTGTGGTCAAATGTGAATGTATAGTTGcgttttaaataaaaatattataacaTAATTACATATTAACTCTAATTATACATTGTGCGGCTTAAAGTAATATCACCCTAGAGGTCTTTGTTTTTAGTGGGTTTCTGATGGAAACAAACATAAAACataatttatatgtatttgttgTAGAGATATTAATATATCTATTTACTTAGTTATATGTGGGTATTAACTATATAGGATTCATtgtatgtttatttatttagGTGATTCTTCATTAGTGGCGATTAATTCTTAAATTCCATCTTTTATTCAGTTGTCACGCCTCATAGTTAACATAACTTTCTTCACTAAGTCTTTTTTAATGACAATTTACTTACATATGTTTTTTTATAGTTATAATACATATATTATTTATAGTAAACTGGCCTAATTAGACTTGCATTATGTGTATATAATAGTATTATGTCCTCTGGGCAACATAAATAATAgtctatatatattatataaattattttcattGTGAATAGCGGGTTTTCCATACTCGCCTCATAGACTCTTAGGATCTCTCCCTTGGTTTGGACAAGACTGCTCGCTTGGGCGACGCGACGGCCTTTTCGCCTTTGCATCTAGGATGTCCTTTGGTGCCTTGCCTTGCTGTTGGCCTCGAGAAGCATGCACATAAGCATGTGTTTTACGGTTTGGCTAAGTATTTTTATAATTTCTAAGATCACCAGTATTCCTCTCTGAAGTCTAAACTCATGCACACAGACCTGGGCACTTGAGTGTGTGAGTGATCAATGTCATATGCACTATTGATTTGGTTCCACTATACATAGAAGCGCTAATAGGCTTAAAAGATAAACCTGTCACGGTGTATGCCTGACCTCTTGGCAATTATTTACTCTAGGGCGGGAGCAAGTGCCTCTCAACTCAACTCTATCTTGCCTCTTAGTTTGACAAGATAAAACATTTTTTGAAACCTACTTGTTGAAATCTTTCCAACCTAAATGTTATAAGATTACTGCCTTCCGTGTTCCACCCAACCTAAGTGTTGTAGttcattttaattatttttaaacattAATCTTCAGTCTTTAACTAGCATCCTGCATTTACCTTAATTCTTGCTTCACTTGTTGCAAGTTGCAACAGCAGTATAAAGTTAGTTTCTTCAGAAGGAACTAATGATGTTATTTACTCTTCACTTTGAGTCAAGAGATAGGATAAATCCACACCTGCATGGAAGCATTTTGGCCCAACTCCCACACCTTGCATTTGAACACCAAGTATAACATTTTTATATGAATACTGTATTGATAAGTAGAACCAATACTGCTAAAAACTGTTGTGTGGCTAATAAAGAAAGGAAAAAGGAATCTGAAAATTTTGTTTCCCCTTTATTGGACGATTCAGAGTTCAGACACTCATGATTTTAAATTGTATTGGCAGGGTGACTTGACAATTACACTTGTGCAGCAGTGCCATCAGTCCCAAAATACTGTCCAAAGAATCATTGAGTCGGCTGGGGACGATGAGGCCTTGCTCTTTGAAGCCTTGAGCATAAATGATGAAATCCAAACTGTCATATCCAAGTTTGAAGACATAAAGGTACACAACGCAATAGTTCCAATAGTACCAGAACATGCTATGATACCTATTGCAGCCGAGCCAGATGAATCACCCCGAGAAGGCAAGGAAGTTGCACTTGTTAGGAAGTCATCCAGTTCTACAGGCGGTTCTCAAGGAAAGAACAATGATGTTGTGATGGACGATCTAGATGAAATGATCTTTGGCAAGAATGCTAATGGCACATCTGGAACAGGGCATATTGCAAATAAGGATTCGCCAAAAGATGATCTTATTAGTTTATAAGTTTTGTGCACAGACAGTTTTTAGAACTTCAAAGAACTGCTGAGGTTTTGCTTCAGACATGTAGATTGTGTGCTTATGGAGATCAATAATTAATCCTCATAAACCTGAATGCAGGCCGAGCGTTGTTTGTTTTGTTCCTGCCTCGTTTACTGCTGCCTTTGTTTCTACATAGTTTCTCCGCATTTCAATAATTCAAGTTTGTACTTGAGCATGTAATCAGTTGAGAAAATGCTGTAGTACTGCTAGATTAATCTGATCAATAGATTCTCCCTCTTCTAAATTGTATAAAGTTAAACAATAAAATCTCAGTACCATGCTGATCAACTGTCCTGTCTGTTATTGCAAgatttatttgatttttttaaatagGAATTGATCAATTACGAAAATTTAAATACTCACGGCGTCTCAATTGCTATCAAAATCGAAACAATTAAATTATATGCGGTTATAATTGCTCCTGAAgagttcatttatcttgttttTTTTACAACAGCAGAATTACTGCAGTAAAAACTGAATTAAGAAAGAAGGTAAATTTTACCACTTACTGATTCAGGTGTAAGGTGAAAAATAAGATCTGTTTTGAGGAAAAAACACTGTAAAACCAGTATAAGCTCCCTTGAATCAGCTCACAGACACTCAAAAATGGCAGGTGGAAGAACGTACGGAAACCCTAGATTCAGATCTCAAATCCTAATCTCCACTCTCTCTCTCCTCTCCATCTCTCTCCTCTTCATCTTCTTCTCTCCCTTCTCCTCCCCCAAATCTCTCCCAaatctctctcaatctctctctctcaacCCTAACGTCGACTACTCCTTTCTCTCCTCTCTCCACAAATTCCTCTCCTCCAAACCTCACCGATCTCGAGACGATTCCGTTAAAAGTCAAGCTACCGAAAGCGATGTGAGAAAATTAGATGACATGATGTGGAGAAGAGAGATGGAGACACTATATGAGCATTCGGTTAATTCGGTTGTTAGAGTTTATGTTTACGAAATGCCGAATAAGTTTACGTATGATATGCTTGAATTGTTTTGGAGTACGTATAAGGAGACGGTTAATTTGACTTCTAATGGTAGTCCTGTCCATCGACTTATCGAACAGGTTGTTAAACTAATGTTGCTTGTGCTGTGTGTATGTGGAATTTTCTGAATGTCTTAGTTTAATTGATTTCTCGCATTTTGTTTGCGTGCCAGTGGAGTTAGTTTAGTTGCATTTTTAGTTCAAGCTGCTTTTATTTAGTGTAACTAGACTCGTTGAACAAGTTTGTAAAGTAGTGTTCTGTAAATATTAATTATATGTTGGATGATAATATGGTCTTATTTGTGTGTGTTTTAGTAAGTCGGATTTTGAGTAAGTTTCCTTTGTTTTGAAGAAATAATTGTTAGAAACTTTATGGGACTGTTTGAAATTTTATTTACGGTTAGTAGATTAGTTTAAAAGGTTTTGAAATGATATTGGTTATATTTGATATGCAATTGATGAAATGATTTACTATTTTGTTTGGAAGTATAGATGATTTGGTTTAACTGAATCATGTTTTgtttgtgatatatatatatatatacttcagTTTTACGAGTTCAGGCTTGTTTACTGTTTGGTGTTGGGAGCTTTGATTTGGTAACTTGGGGGTTTTTATTTGGATGCAGCATTCTATTGACTACTGGTTGTGGGCAGATCTGATTGCTCCGGAATCACAAAGGCTTTTAAAGAATGTTGTTAGGGTTTATAGGCAGGAGGATGCGGATCTGTTTTACATTCCTTTCTTCACAACAATCAGTTACTTCTTGTTGGAGAAACAGCAATGCAAGTCCCTTTATAGGGTGTGAGTGCCTCTCGAAGGCTTATCTAAATCTTATATTTATCAATTTTTTGTGTTCACTTGCTTTAATATTAATATCTGCTACATGGATCATAACATTTTACCTTCTATACAAAATGTAAATGGTCCCGTGAATAGACATTATGAAATTTATGAATTATGAGCTATTTACTGGGCTCTATACTGTGTCATATTTTGGTACCCTGCGTTTACGTAGAATCTTATTGTAATACTGTTTCAATCATACGTACATACTATTTATATTGCACCCATGGAGGCAGGAAACACATAACCGACAACCGGATGCAGGACAGCCATTGAAAAGGCCTAACAAAACATACTACAGGCTTCGGGAGCCTAATACATAGAAGATTATAATTATATTGATTTTATTATAGTGGATAATACATTAGGGAAGGTTATCCTTTAGATTTTGATTTCAATTTTATTAAGTTAAGATTGTTATGATTTTTTACGGATAGGGGATTGGATTTTGTAATTTAAGCAGATTATTTATTAAGAATTACATTGATTATTTAGTTTGTTAGTTCTAATTTTGAGAATTACATGTGAGGATTGCTGCTAGGGTTGTCCTCCCTATTCCCATAAACAACTTTTGATAGCTTGTATGCATAAAGTTTGCTTTGGTTCCGGAAATAGGATGCTAATCGTTGAAAGGTGTAAGGTTTAGAAATCCGTGCTTACGAATTCTTTACTGGAATTGATTGGAAAGGGTTTAAGGGTTTCACTAGTTGCAAGAGTTATGATCTAGGTACTTCTTTAGTTTGTACTTTGTAGAAAAAAGAGTCTGCCGTGTTGGGAAGACATGCAATGCAGGACAACTTGTAAAAGAAcaatttattgaattaaaacaAGAATAACGATAAACTTGGGTGAATGGACCATAGAACCCCCACTACCACAAGGATTTTACCAACAGCAGATGGTATTATCTATGTCTGGTGTCTTAACTCTTAACCTCAGTGTTGTTACCGGAGGTCAGGGCCATCAAGCTCTTAAATGTATATACACAgataaatatcatatatgtaaACTCTTCACTTTCGTTCCCCATTAGGGTCTCAGGGACTATCCTGCTATAAAAATCAAATAGCATATTTGTCGTCCCCATGAAGATTACTGTACAATAATGAATCTTCCATTGATTTTCATAGCTAGTACATTGGTACTTGTGAATTATTAGATTAATGTTATGTTATAAATTTGTTTCAAGTACACCGAAAAGTGTTTGAATGACAATTTTTCAAAAACCTTTTAGTACTGCTTTTTCTCTGTTTAAAATGTGAATTTAAAATGTAGGAAGCTTTGAAATGGGTAACAGACCAGCCAGCGTGGAATCGGTCTGGAGGTAGAGATCACATACTTCCAGTTCACCATCCTTGGTCTTTCAAGTCTGTTCGCAAATATATGAAGAATGCTATTTGGCTGCTACCAGACATGGACTCCACCGGTAATTGGTCAGTAGCTAGCTCAACTGTAAAGACTGGATATATTAATGTATGTTTCGATTTTTATATATTAATGCACTTAACTGTCAGGTACAAGCCTGGACAAGTTTCGCTTGAAAAGGACCTTATACTTCCTTATGTTGCCAATCTCGATTTATGTGATGCCAAATGTTTATCAGAAATGGAATCGAAGAGAAGCACACTCCTATACTTTCGTGGGAGGCTTAAAAGAAATGCTGTAAGATGTTCTGTTTTTTCTCCCAAAATTTGATTGCCTTTTGATCGTTCAGATCAATACCTTTATATTTTCTCTTGTGAGAAAATTTccttaaaaatataaaattaggaTTATCTACAATCTAAACATGATGTAAGCCTGTAGAACATCTTtctttaaatatttaaaattagaaTTATCTACAATCTTAACATGCTGTAAGCCTGTAGAACATCTTTGTAAGGGGTGAGGTTGAAGTAATGTTTGACGCCATCGGGTGATAAGTACTAAATTATATCTATGAAATATAAATTGGAGCTACATTGATTATTAGAAAAAGGGTGAAAATTTAATTGTTAAGAAGTAATAAATAGTAAGCTAATGTACTATGATGTATGTTTAGGGTTATGATAAAGAGAGTTTATTGGCAACAATTCAGAAAACATTAATTCGTGACCGTGCAGTCAGATcaattttcttttaaatattgtttACATCTATAACTGCTAAATGCATCCATTACTTACAGTATGCATGTTTTTGTGTCGAATTTGAATCTCTCCCGTCTTGGACATCAAGAAAGATGGTCTTGCAAACTGTTTAgttatttcattttaaaatatgTGATGGACCTCTTAGAATAATCAACAAAATCCTTTGTCCATTGCTAGGAATTGAGTAACGTGCTATTAAACTCAATGGGTTCTTATGAATCCGAACACTTAGTTTGCAAAAGATATGGTTATGAATTATGATACTTTCGTTCTTTTTTTGTTGTTGCTAATAATCAATGATACTCTCTAGTTTCTATGATCTTTTTTATGTTCAGTAGCATAAAATTGACAACTTAACTGATGATTTTACTGGGGAAGATAGTATAAGTTAAGTATTGCTAGGATTGTAAATTTTTAGGAGATATTATACTGGAAGTAGTTTAAAGTGTTACACAGAAGACAACTTGAGAGGAGGATTCTATTAAGTGTCCCTTGTGTAGCTGATTGTTAGCCAACAAAATCTCCATTAACCAAATAATTGTACCGTTTTTACTTTTTTGTATTTATTCCCTTATGGACCCTGATGATGTGTCATAAACGGCTAGGTATTGGTGTTTTTCCTCTAAATTATCATTTGTGTACCTCTAGTTGCTGATTCTTGATTTAAGATTCTTCTGACTTTCTAAGTAGCAGTTGCCTAATGTGTAATCTTAATCTTTCAGGGAGGTAAGATACGTGCCAAGCTTGTTGCAGAACTAAATCGTGCTGAGAATGTTGTGATTGAGGAAGGAACTGCAGGAGAGGTAGGGAAAGCAGCAGCACAGCATGGTATGCGCGGGTAAGTGATAACCCATTTCTGAATGCTACTTCACCATGCATTTTTTATTTTGGGAACTTATATTTATACAATTTTTTGCTCTTCGCAAGTCATCCTGATGTGCGTAGGACCTGTAAATTGTAATGCACATAGTATCAGCAAGTATAGTCCTCTTTTGATGGGATCACTTATGAATTAACTGTACATGTAGATACGACTTCATCTTCTTGTGCTCTCAGGATGTGACTTGGTTTTTTGTCGGTGATCAGGTCTGTTTTTTGCCTAAGTCCAGCCGGTGATACTCCATCATCTGCTAGATTATTTGATGCAATAGTCAGTGGATGCATCCCtgttatcataagtgatgaacTGGAACTTCCTTTCGAAGGCATACTTGATTATCGGAAGGTATGCTGTTGCTGCTCTTCTCCTCTCTTTCTCTATCCTGGCACTTGACTTGAGCAGTTGAGCTTTGTTATTACCCCAGGTATTCACTCTGGTCACTAAATGCAGATAGCCGTATTTGTTTCTTCGAACGATGCCGTGCAACCAGGGTGGCTTCTAACTTATCTTAGAAGTTTTAGTGCTGCTCAACTCAAAGAAATGCGAATGAACTTGGCAAAGGTAAGTGCTATCAATAGTAATTGTGGCTATATGTTCCAGCTGCAATGCATTTTGTTTCAGCGATAATTTGGATTGGAACAACATCCGTGATCTTTTTCTTTAATATAAATTAGTATCGAGTTAAAGAATTCGTAGAGTTGCTTCagattttttttccttttcttgTTTATGAGGGCTTTGATTTTTAAACTTTCCTTTTTTCTCCAGAAATTAATCTACCTTAGTTTTATTAAAAGTCTCtggggttttattgatttattattatctttttcttttccaGTACTCGAGGCATTTTTTATATTCTCATCCAGCTCAACCATTGGGCCCAGAAGACTTGGCCTGGAGAATGGTTTGTTCTCATCTTACCTTAGTTCTCTTTAATCTGTGATTTAACTCTTATTTTCCTGTCCAAAGAGTTTGGCACTTTACACATTATTTGCATCACTATACACAGACGGCTAGTTCAGTTTCATAATTTTCATTAATCACTATAGTATACTTACCTTTTAAACACATTTTAATTTACAATACTTATCTTGGCCAAACAATGATGCTAGAGTAGAGTTGATTCTACTCAGGCTACTTCAATGTATCATTTTAAGTTAGGCAAAGATTAATATTTCTAAGCATTGTTTTACTTTTAATTCTTTGCCCAAAATGGAAAGTGGTTGGCTTTTTAGTTGTGGCAGGGGATGGAGGTAGCGAATATCTGTAATTTGTTTCTGCTgcattttttttatatttcataattatatggtaaaagtttgtaatattcAATTTTTTTACCTCTCAGAATATGAGAATACTTAGATTATTTTAATGAATTTTAAAGGTTATAAATTTTTCTCAGTAAATTATGAGTTATAAAATTCGGTCCCTTGGTTATCAAATCCTAGCTCTTTCTCTGGGTGTGGCATTTTGAGTTAAAATTATTGCTCTTGTAGTTTTACTTCCACCAGACTTCTAACCATATGAATTAAGCCATTTTAAGTTAACAAATTTTACAAATGAATAAATGAGTGTCTCTTAGTCTTGTACAACATTGAAACTTTTTTGCCTTATGTTTTAAAATTACGTCATGACACTTGACGTTGTTAACTTGTTTTAATCTCCCCAGTAGTGTGATATCCTATGCAGCCTAAAATCTTATTAATAAGTGCAAAGTCTTATACTCCccagtcccttccaattgtttacatttctgagaaagtgtccgacacgcattttaaggtgcataaaaaatatagttatgtaacttatttttacaattttttttttctgaataaaagttaaatgttttaatttttattcagaaaagcaaaattgtaaaaaaaaattacagaactatactttatatgcaccttaaaatgcgtgtcggaaactctctaaaaaatgtaaataattgaaagggacggagagAGTACATCTTATCACAAGTACATGTATGTGCATATATAATTCTATATGCTTGCAGTATATATAATAGAATAATCCGTTCTAGTGATGATAAGATGTTTTAAAACTGTCATCTAATCCAGTTTTCTTTTTTACTTGTGTTGTGATAGTTGTCAGGTAAGCTGGTAAATATCAAGCTCCATACTCGGAGGTCACAACGAGTGGTGAAAGAATCCAGAAGCATGTGTTCTTGCGATTGCAGACCTGCCAACTTTACCAGCCTAAGACCCTTGTCttgattttccttttctttttgcCAAGTTTTTTTTGCATcttttctaaaattattattttttaccTACCTGTTTCCCCATATATATGTATGTTTGTATATTAAGTCAGGTAGATATTTAGTTCTCGATCTACCAATGATTATTAGTAGGTGCAGGTAATTTACCTGTCCGTTCCTCTCATTGTTTTCCAAAGCAAGCTATATTTAGTTAAACCAATGAACCTGTCGCATCTAACATCTGCATACCAGCTTATAGTAGTCAGAATGACTTGGAATGGTTGAATCAGAATTAGCACCTTGAAGCCACACTTTTATTTCAAAGTAGAGATGGTTGGTTTGAAAATTTTTTAGTGTATAGTTTTTTTTGACAAGAGTGCTGCATTTCTTATCAAATGGTCCAATAAATTAATATTTAGTGCCAACTTGAATGAATAAGTTTAGTTCAGTCATAATATTGTGTACTGTAGTGTCTATTGCAAAATATTTTGGTAGTCATAAATACACCGAAGATGACCACCTTGTGTGTATGAAGCTGCCTAAAGTGACAAATGTATACTTTAATTCCTAGATGTGTAACGGCTAGCGTGAGACTCGCGAGGTGAAGAATCTTGACTCTTGAGATGAGATAACAAACCAGGAAGGTTTAGGTTTTCAATGTGCATAATAATGGCAGCTCAAACTTCAAGGGCACCCTCGCCATGACTAACTAATCACGTTGGTGTCTTAATGACCTTTGTCCTTGGTATAATTATATTACGTTGGTGTCTTAATGACCTTTGTCCTTGTATAATTATTGCGAAGTGCGTCTAATCCACTTGCTGAAGCTGGGTACTACTTATATATCCTCAAACTGCACAAAACTGTTATATCCCCTCCTACTCTCTTTCTCCTAGTATCTAACCGCCGAGTAAAATGAGCAACTCACGTCCTCTAGAGATATACATGCTCCCCTTCCTCTCCCCCGGCCACATGATTCCGCTTTCTGAAATCGGCCAACTCTTCTCCTCCGCTGCCCAAAACGTCACCATACTTACCACTCCTCACAATGCTGCTTCTCTTACAAAAATAAGCAACTCACCCAATTTCCGCATCCAAACATTTTCCTTCCCTGCTAAACAAGTTGGCCTTCCGGATGGCCTCGAAAACTTTTTATCTGCCACCGACATTCCCACTGCCACTAAACTTTACACCGCTGTGACTCTACTTCAAGCGGATCTCGAAAGTTTCATGCTATCCAGCCCTCCTGATGTTATTATTTCCGATATGTTTTTTCCATGGACTGCCGATTTTGCTCTTAAAATCGGCGTTCCAAGGATCGTGTTTCATGCGACGTTCATCTTTGCACAGACGCTGAAAAACGCTGTTCGTGAACCCGATTCACCGCATCATAGTGTTGAATCGGATTACGAACCTTTTGTTATTCCGAATCTCCCTCATAAGATTACGATGACGCGGGCACAACTTCCGGACTATGTACGAACACCAAACGGGTACACTCAGCTGATGGAACAGTGGAGAGAGGCCGAGTTGAAGAGTTACGGAATCGTTGTTAATAACTTTTCCGAGTTCGAGTCGGAATACACTGCTTTCTATAAAGATATTATGGGAggaaaaatcaaaatatttcACGTCGGCCCAACATCTTTGACACAGTCGAGCAGCAATGACAAGGCAAATAGAGTGCATAAAACTGTCATCGCTGAAACTGAGTGCCTGAGTTGGCTCAATAAGAAAGCACCCAACTCGGTGATTTATGTTTGTTTTGGTAGTGCATGCAAATTCCCTGATACGCAGCTCATGGAAATAGCGTGTGCGCTAGAATCGTGTGGCTACGATTTTATATGGGCGGTACTCGGTAAGGATGACGAGAAAGATGAGGACATGATTAAATGGATACCGTCCGATTTTAATCAAAATGTGATCAAAACCAAGAGGGGCCTGATCATCAAAGGATGGGCTCCACAAGTTTTGATCTTAGACCATCCATCAGTAGGTGGGTTTTTGAGTCATTGTGGTGGCAACTCGGTGATTGAATCAGTGAGTTGTGGGGTACCAATTGCAACATGGCCATTGTATGCTGAACATTTTTATCTTGAGAAAATGTTAACGCAGGTGTATGGGATTGGAGTGGAAGTTGGTGTAGAGGATTGGAACTTATGGGTTGATTGTGGTAAGAAAATTATCAGAAGAGAGAAAATAGAGAAGGCTTTGAGGAAGTTGATGGACGGTGAGGATGAAATGGTGAAGGAGATGAGGAGGAAAATAAAAGAGCTTGGAGAGTTGGCCAAGAAGGCTGTTCAAGTAGGTGGATCTTCTCACAAGAATTTGATGGTGTTGATTGAAGAGCTCAAGCAAATCCGAGACCAGAAA
It contains:
- the LOC141721469 gene encoding putative arabinosyltransferase ARAD1: MAGGRTYGNPRFRSQILISTLSLLSISLLFIFFSPFSSPKSLPNLSQSLSLNPNVDYSFLSSLHKFLSSKPHRSRDDSVKSQATESDVRKLDDMMWRREMETLYEHSVNSVVRVYVYEMPNKFTYDMLELFWSTYKETVNLTSNGSPVHRLIEQHSIDYWLWADLIAPESQRLLKNVVRVYRQEDADLFYIPFFTTISYFLLEKQQCKSLYREALKWVTDQPAWNRSGGRDHILPVHHPWSFKSVRKYMKNAIWLLPDMDSTGNWYKPGQVSLEKDLILPYVANLDLCDAKCLSEMESKRSTLLYFRGRLKRNAGGKIRAKLVAELNRAENVVIEEGTAGEVGKAAAQHGMRGSVFCLSPAGDTPSSARLFDAIVSGCIPVIISDELELPFEGILDYRKIAVFVSSNDAVQPGWLLTYLRSFSAAQLKEMRMNLAKYSRHFLYSHPAQPLGPEDLAWRMLSGKLVNIKLHTRRSQRVVKESRSMCSCDCRPANFTSLRPLS
- the LOC141721470 gene encoding soyasapogenol B glucuronide galactosyltransferase-like — translated: MSNSRPLEIYMLPFLSPGHMIPLSEIGQLFSSAAQNVTILTTPHNAASLTKISNSPNFRIQTFSFPAKQVGLPDGLENFLSATDIPTATKLYTAVTLLQADLESFMLSSPPDVIISDMFFPWTADFALKIGVPRIVFHATFIFAQTLKNAVREPDSPHHSVESDYEPFVIPNLPHKITMTRAQLPDYVRTPNGYTQLMEQWREAELKSYGIVVNNFSEFESEYTAFYKDIMGGKIKIFHVGPTSLTQSSSNDKANRVHKTVIAETECLSWLNKKAPNSVIYVCFGSACKFPDTQLMEIACALESCGYDFIWAVLGKDDEKDEDMIKWIPSDFNQNVIKTKRGLIIKGWAPQVLILDHPSVGGFLSHCGGNSVIESVSCGVPIATWPLYAEHFYLEKMLTQVYGIGVEVGVEDWNLWVDCGKKIIRREKIEKALRKLMDGEDEMVKEMRRKIKELGELAKKAVQVGGSSHKNLMVLIEELKQIRDQKS